A portion of the Bactrocera neohumeralis isolate Rockhampton chromosome 2, APGP_CSIRO_Bneo_wtdbg2-racon-allhic-juicebox.fasta_v2, whole genome shotgun sequence genome contains these proteins:
- the LOC126751076 gene encoding DNA-directed RNA polymerase II subunit GRINL1A — protein MATISRPPMNRIPAVAPTIKQDNAVRDLTKLSRLELLDLKERQSKLLANKANLKRLPDKGKRIEDFYNKVIEELDRRNNIDEAANMFSELNIVSKGEDVLNRLEWNGHLNGEQNGDPTDDILDSDDEAELDPLRVIAQCTMHERRTKILPPEPKLITEDDLAEIESFKAESENLISTCSKANLTETDSTLTDESETDKVVDVQVVEIDVGEKLTNIKSKIQHFTERPTSSKVSLISEDSRSSTPSLAEVEEHVRYLVAKTELQVAPQREKFKPYKTTVSDVHDPAKERLRKKGKHWEVTAATPPLIQHSGAKMLTLLDSVELQTDYLAKLKSLQEKQAEERLAARIARLEQRDLKLPTEEELKSKTAFTTYRTPSVHIEGEQKFNEDDEVHDPLDEEKSGGGVTYTIYN, from the exons atggcTACAATAAGTCGCCCACCTATGAATAGAATTCCTGCCGTTGCACCCACTATTAAACAAGATAATGCTGTTAGAGATTTAACGAAACTTTCTCGTTTGGAACTGTTAGATCTCAAGGAGCGTCAAAGCAAGTTACTGGCAAACAA AGCCAACTTAAAACGGCTGCCAGATAAAGGAAAACGCATAGAAGATTTCTACAACAAAGTAATAGAAGAGCTTGATCGACGAAATAATATTGATGAAGCGGCAAACATGTTCTCAGAATTAAACATTGTTTCTAAGGGCGAAGATGTACTCAATCGTCTGGAGTGGAACGGCCACTTAAATGGTGAACAAAATGGTGATCCAACAGACGATATTCTTGATAGCGATGACGAAGCAGAGTTAGATCCATTACGCGTGATTGCCCAATGCACAATGCACGAAcgacgaacaaaaattttaCCACCCGAGCCTAAGTTAATAACAGAAGATGATTTAGCTGAGATCGAATCTTTTAAAGCAGAGTCTGAGAATTTAATATCAACATGTTCGAAAGCGAATTTAACTGAAACAGATTCAACACTGACAGATGAAAGCGAAACGGATAAAGTCGTGGATGTCCAGGTTGTTGAAATAGATGTCGGCGAAAagttaacaaatataaaatcaaagaTACAGCACTTCACTGAAAGACCTACATCATCTAAAGTAAGCTTAATTAGTGAAGATAGTCGCAGTAGCACGCCGTCACTAGCGGAGGTAGAGGAACATGTACGCTACCTTGTGGCGAAAACTGAGTTGCAAGTAGCTCCACAACGCGAAAAGTTCAAACCTTACAAAACCACTGTATCAGATGTGCACGATCCGGCAAAGGAGCGCCTACGAAAAAAAGGCAAACATTGGGAAGTTACTGCCGCAACACCACCTCTTATACAACACAGTGGCGCAAAGATGTTGACATTACTTGATTCGGTGGAGTTACAAACCGATTATTTGGCAAAATTAAAA TCTTTGCAAGAAAAACAAGCCGAGGAGCGTTTGGCTGCACGTATAGCGCGTCTCGAACAACGTGACCTGAAATTGCCTACAGAGGAAGAGCTGAAATCTAAAACTGCCTTCACTACATATCGCACACCATCGGTACATATCGAAGGTGAACAAAAGTTCAACGAAGACGATGAGGTGCATGATCCACTGGATGAGGAAAAGTCTGGTGGCGGTGTTACATATACGATCTACAATTAG